The genomic interval TTCAGACATTGTTGGATTCCAACGCTGTTCCCACAGCCCGATTTGCCATGGGTCCATAGGAAGGTAACTGTGGGTTTGCTGCAAGCCCACCTGGTCTCAGAAGACTCTGCAGCGCTTCCACAGTTTCCACATGGACACCTTCACCTCGTGATTCCTCAGGGtatagatgagggggttcaacATTGGGGACAAGACAGTGTAGATCACACAGATGTGCTTGTCGGAGGGGAAGGTAGAGAAGGGCCGGAGGTAGATGAAGATGCAGGGTACAAAGAAGATGGTGACGACCATCACGTGCGAGGCACAGGTGGAGAGCGCCTTCCAGTGCTCCTCGGTGAAGCGGACCCGGATTGTGACCAGGATGAATGTGTAAGACGTGACCAGCACCAGGAAGCAAACCAGGGATATCAAGCCGCTGTTGGAAGCCATGAGCCACTCGGTGACACAGATGTCTGTGCAGGCAAGCCGAATGACGGGAGGCACGTCGCAGAAGAAGTTATTGATGGTGTTAGGGCCACAGAAAGGGAGCTGGATTGTGAGCAGCGTCTGGACGATGGAGTGGAGGAAGCCTCCTGCCCAGCAGGCAGACACCAGGACCCAGCAGGCCCGCCGGCTCATGATGGTTGTGTAGTGCAGGGGCTTGCAGATGGCCGTGTAGCGGTCGTAGGCCATCACGGTCAGGAGGAACATCTCTGATGCCCCAGCAAAGTGCAGAAAAAACAGCTGGGCTATACAGGCTTCAAAGGCAATGGCCTTCCTCTGGGAGAGCAGGTCCACCAGCATCCTGGGACAGGTGACAGAGATGCAGCAGATGTCTATGAAGGACAAATTGCAGAGGAGAAAGTACATGGGTGAGGACAGCTTGGGGTTGGTCCTGACTGTCACAATGATGAGAAGGTTCCCCAGCAGAACCATGGTGTAGGCCAGGAAGAAGAGGGCGAAGAAGAGGACTTGCAGCTCCCTTGTGTCAGAAAGCCCCAGGAGGATGAATTCTGTCACCCGGGAGAAGTTTCCCAGTGCCATCACTTCAGACAGGGCTCCCATAGCACAAGTGTGGGGGGAGCCACTGGTTGACCAGGACAAGAAGGGGatgtgctgcagctccagggttCATGGACGATGAGAGCAGGATGCATTCACTGCTGTTCCACCTGCTACAGAAAGCACAGTGTCACACCATAAACAATGGTGAGCAGTGTTTGCAAAGAGCACTGTCCACTTCTGGCTACTGTCTACCACTGTCCActgtcctcttctccagccttcCCACCCCCTTCTCAGGCTTCTGGTCCCTCCACACTGACCCTCACCCCCAAACTCACTCTGACCACTATTTTTCTGCGTTGTAGTTGTGAAAAATTGTGTGTTCTCATTATGTCATGGAGAAATCACATCCTACTCCCACAGGACAAGAGCCACAAGTGCTGGAAAGACACAACACTGTCCTTGTTTACCTGCTGGGAGTGTAAAGTGCTGCAGTGGAAGCGACTCCTGGCCACGCTCAAGCATCGTGTCTATGATACGTGGCTCCACCAGGGGCTGTGCCATGTTCTAATTGCAGACCTCTAATTTGATTAAAGGGTTCTCCAGGTAGCTTGTCCACTCTGAAACTAGAAATACATGCTCAGAAACAAGGTCCTGGAGGTTTTTACTGTATTGCTCTCCACTGAGCTGGCAACATGAGTGCTCTCTTAGACCTGCTGTCAGCAGAACGTGTTCTCCTgaagaaactgtgatttctaaCATACCAGAAGCTGCAAAACTCTGCACAGTTTCTCTACCTCTTTGTAGCTCCAGGGAATTCTTTAAGTTCAAATAAACTCACTGTCTTGTGGAGGTTAAAATGTGACCAGCGAAGGAATGCTCAATGCTCACTTCTGTTCACAATCACGCCAGGAAATTCTTTAGCTACCAATTTCTGCCTCAGAGTTGGTAAATCAGCAAGCAGGAGATTACTACTAAGAAAGCAGTATCTGTTTTTCATATACGCCTCTTGCTGAACACTTTCCTCACGTCCTGCTCTATTCTCTGCCACTTTCTGGTAGTTCTCAAagcctgcttttctttcccatccAACAGGTTTGCTTCATGCATGATTCAGAATATATGTCTGCAAATCACAGCAGCAGTTTAGAAACGATCCTGCTTTTTCGCCTCTGCCTCTCCCAAGGGCTCAGGGCCCTtccagctgcagagagggtGAAATGTCTGTGCTTGACCTTGTACTGGACAGAGACCTGCACAACAGGCATCCTGGCCCCCTGTATACCCAAAAAAGAGGAATAAACACTTTATTTACCCTGTTTAGATCATTACACTACAGTAAGATGACTTATACCATAGAAAATAGTACATCTGTCCTTGAGAATAACTGCAGAGCAGATACTTGCCCCATGCTAAATGTCTATGATGCGACCCACATTAAATTAAGCTGCCTTGAAGGACACAAATGACCAAAATGTcacaatacttttaaaatatttctgtatgtttttcaaCAGATTT from Columba livia isolate bColLiv1 breed racing homer chromosome 5, bColLiv1.pat.W.v2, whole genome shotgun sequence carries:
- the LOC102093875 gene encoding olfactory receptor 4E2: MGALSEVMALGNFSRVTEFILLGLSDTRELQVLFFALFFLAYTMVLLGNLLIIVTVRTNPKLSSPMYFLLCNLSFIDICCISVTCPRMLVDLLSQRKAIAFEACIAQLFFLHFAGASEMFLLTVMAYDRYTAICKPLHYTTIMSRRACWVLVSACWAGGFLHSIVQTLLTIQLPFCGPNTINNFFCDVPPVIRLACTDICVTEWLMASNSGLISLVCFLVLVTSYTFILVTIRVRFTEEHWKALSTCASHVMVVTIFFVPCIFIYLRPFSTFPSDKHICVIYTVLSPMLNPLIYTLRNHEVKVSMWKLWKRCRVF